The DNA window TCTGTATGTGTAAATGCATACTATACTTCCCTCGTAAGAGATGAATTAGAAGGAACAAATGTAAAAACATGTGTCGTTGTAGGCTTTCCACTAGGGGCTACAACAAAGGAAGTAAAAGCCTTTGAAACAAAGCAAGCCATTGAAAATGGAGCACAAGAAATTGATATGGTAATCAATGTAGGTGCATTAAAGAGCCAAAAATATGATGTAGTAAAAGAAGATATAAAAGCAGTAGTAGATGCAGCAAAAGGTAAAGCTCTTGTAAAAGTAATTATAGAAACTTGTCTTCTAACTGAGGAAGAAAAAGTAAAGGTGTGTGAAATTTCAAAGGAAGCTGGAGCTGATTTTGTAAAAACTTCAACAGGTTTTTCAACAGGTGGAGCAACTGTAGAAGATGTAGCATTGATGAGAAAAACAGTAGGACCTGATTTGGGGGTTAAGGCTTCTGGTGGTGTAAGAACGAGAGAAGATGCAGAATTAGTTATAAAAGCAGGAGCTAGTCGTATAGGAGCTAGTGCTTCTATTGCTATTGTTGAAGGAAAGAAAGATGAAAGTGCTGGATATTAATATCTAGCATTTAGGGATAAGGAAAACATTTGCAAATTATGAGGTGATAATAATGAGAATGTATGATTTGATTATGAAAAAAAGAAATGATGAAGAACTAACAACTAAAGAAATTAACTATTTTATACAAGGGTATACAAAAGGAGAAATTCCTGATTATCAAGTTTCAGCCTTAATGATGGCCATATATTTTCAAAAAATGAATAAACGAGAAACTGCTGATTTAACAAAGGCCATGGTAGATAGTGGAGAAATCATTGATTTATCAGCTATTGAAGGGGTGAAAGTTGATAAACATAGTACGGGTGGTGTGGGTGATACGACTACATTAATCTTGGGTCCTATTGTTGCTGCAGCTGGAGCACCTGTTGCAAAAATGTCAGGTAGAGGTCTTGGGCATACAGGAGGAACTATTGATAAATTAGAGTCTTTTGAAGGGTTTTCAGTAGATATGTCTGTTGAAAAGTTTATAAAAAATGTAAATGAAAAGAAAATTGCCATAGGGGGACAAACTGCGAATTTAGCACCAGCAGATAAAAAGTTGTATGCTCTTCGCGATGTTACTGCAACAGTTGATAATATGTCTTTGATTGCAAGTAGTATTATGAGTAAAAAGATTGCATCAGGAGCTGATGCAATTGTACTTGATGTAAAAACGGGTAGTGGTGCTTTTATGAAAAAAGAAGAGGATGCTTTTTCATTAGCAAAAGAAATGGTAGATATAGGAACACATATTGGTAGAAATACAATTGGTGTAATAACAGATATGGATCAACCCCTAGGGTTTGCTGTTGGAAATGTGTTAGAGGTAAAAGAGGCCATTGATACATTAAAAGGAAAAGGTCCAAAAGATCTTACAGAGCTTTGTTTAGTTTTAGGATCACATATGCTTGTTTTAGGAGAAAGAGCGAGTACTGTTGAAGAAGCGAGAAAAATACTTGAGGATATTATTGCATCAGGGGATGGAATCACGAAGCTTAAAGAACTTGTGAAAGCACAAGGTGGAAATCCAGAGGTTGTTGACAATCCATCCTTACTACCTACTGCAAGTATTATAGAGCCAGTATTAGCGAATGTAGATGGCTATGTAAAAGGGATAAAGGCTGATGATATAGGAAGAGCAGCTTTAGTACTTGGTGCAGGCCGTGAAACAAAGATAAGTGAAATAGATTTATCGGTAGGAATTGTTCTTCAAAAGAAGATTGGAGATTTTGTAAAAAAAGGAGAAGCCATTGCGACTATTCACGCCAATAATAAGGAGAAAGAAAAAATAGCTATGGATATGATTGCAGATGCATATGAAATAGTCAAAGAAAAGATTGAAGTAAAAACATTAATTAAAGGAATCGTTTCAAAGAATGGTATAAACAAGTTTTAAAAAGGGAAAAATGTGGTAGATGAAGATACGTCTATCACATTTTTTAATTTGTTAAAGAAAATATTATGTTAAGGAAAGTAAATGTAAATAAATAACAAAAAATAGATATTTTTATATATTGAAAAAATATTTATTTTTAGGGTATTATAGTATATGATTAATAAATTTATTTAATAAAAAAATTATCATTTTTTTATAAAAATTATATTGAACATTATGATAATACAATATATAATTTTTCTTAGAATTTAAATAGAAATGAGGAATGGTAATTGGCAAAAAATATTACAAACAAGATAAAATTATATGGTTTTAATAATCTAACAAAATCATTAAGTTTTAATATTTATGATATTTGTTATACAAAAACTGAAGAGGATCAAAAAAGATATATTGAATATATTGATGAACAGTATAATTCTGAAAGATTAACAAAAATATTGACAGATGTTACAGAAATCATAGGGGCAAGTGTTTTAAATGTTGCGAAACAAGACTATGATCCCCAAGGAGCAAGTGTAACATTATTGATTTCAGAAGAAGAAGTGCCTTTATATGTATTAGACCCTTCTTGTAATAGAGGAATATTAACACCAATCCGTGAAAATATTGTTGGACACTTAGATAAAAGTCATGTAACTGTTCATACTTATCCTGAAAGTCATCCACAAAATGATATAAGTACATTTAGGGTAGATATTGATGTGGCTACTTGTGGGGAAATTTCTCCTCTCAAAGCTTTAAATTATTTAATAGGTAGTTTTGATTCAGATATTATTACCATAGATTATAGAGTGAGAGGTTTTACGAGAGATATAGATGGTAAAAAGCATTTTATAGATCATGATATTAACTCTATACAAAATTTTATTGCCAAAGAAACAATCCAAAGATATAGTTTAATCGATATGAATATTTATCAATCTAATATATTTCATACAAAGATGAAACTAAAGGAATTTAAGCTTGATGATTATTTGTTTGAAAAAAATGAAAAAGATTTAAGTGTAGAAGAAAAAGAAGAAATTATTCATAAATTAGATGGAGAAATGACAGAAATATTTTATGGAATAAATGTTTCAGAAGCTTAAGATTTACATGAAAAAAATTTCATGGGTTTAGAGAATTATTCTCTAAGCTCATTTTTAATAATTAGGGAATATGTTATACTGTAATCACAGCAATTGCATTTGTTAAGCGTTGATAAGAAAAGCTCCCACTGAATGAAGTAGGATTTTTATAACACAAAGATGGAGATGATATATATGAAGATGTGTTCTGTTTGCAAGAAAAACATAGCTGTAGTATTTACGACACAAGTTGAAAATGGAAAAACTGAGATTAAAGGTTTATGCATAGAATGTGCAAAAAAGATGGGGATTCCTGTTGTAGATCAATTGATGAAACAAGCGGGGATGAATCCAGAAGATATTGAAAATTTAACGGAGCAAATGAAAGACATGTTCCAAGGTATGGATATGGATGGATTAGAAGATGAGAATTTCTTAGAAAATCTTGCTGAAGGAGCATTTCCCTTTATGAAAGATGAGGATCATCAAGAATCTGAAACAGAAATAAATGAACCCACTTCAAAAACCAAGGAAGAAGTAAAAGATGATAAAAAAAATAAAAAATCTAGAAAAAAGAAGAAATTTTTAGAACAGTATGGGACGAACTTGACAGAAAAAGCTAAGAATGACGAAGTAGATAAAATTATCGGAAGAAATAGAGAAATTGATCGAGTAGTACAAATATTAAATAGAAGAACAAAAAATAATCCTATATTGATTGGAGAACCAGGAGTTGGAAAAACTGCTATTGCAGAGGGATTAGCAGTTCGAATTGTTAATAAACAAGTTCCATCAAAATTATTCCATCACGAAATATATCTTCTTGATTTAACAGCTGTTGTAGCAGGTACTCAATTTAGAGGACAGTTTGAAGGACGTATGAAATCCATCATAAAAGAAGCAACGGAATGCGGAAACGTGATTTTAGTCATTGATGAAGTCCATAATATTATGGGTGCTGGAGAAGTACATGGTGGGGTTATGAATGCAGCAAATATTCTAAAGCCAGCCCTTGCAAGAGGAGATATACAAGTTGTTGGAGCAACAACTCTTGAAGAATATAGAAAACATATAGAAAAGGATGCAGCTCTTGAAAGAAGATTCCAACCTGTTTTAGTAGAAGAGCCTACGATTGATGAGACCATAGAAATATTAGAAGGAATAAAAGATTATTATGAAGATTATCATAAAGTAAAAATATCCAAAGAAGCTATTGTAGCCGCTGCTAATTTATCTGAAAAATATATTACAGATCGATTTCTTCCAGATAAAGCTATTGACGTAATTGATGAAGCTGGTTCACGGGCAAACTTAAAAAATCAAGGACTTATAGAGATAGAGGATTTAAAAGAGGAAATCAATAAAATAAAAGAGGAAAAAGAAAAAGCAGCCATTGATAATGATTTTGAAAAAGCAGCAGAGTGTAAGATGAAAGAATTTAAAATACAAGAAAAAATCAATAAGATAAAAGACAATTGTCAGTCAGAAATTACCATAGAAGATATTGCTTTCGTTATTGAAGCTTGGACAAAAATTCCTGTACAAAGAATTACAGAAGAAGAAGCTAAGAAACTTTTAAATTTAGAAGAAAGATTACATCAAAGAGTTATAGGGCAGCATGAAGCTGTAACAAGTTTATCAAAAGCCATACGTCGTAATCGCTCAGGATTTAGAAAGAAGAAAAAGCCTGCTTCATTTATTTTCGTAGGACCTACTGGAGTAGGAAAAACAGAGCTTGTAAAAACACTAGCCTTTGAGCTTTTTGGAAGCGAAGAAGCCATGATTCGTATTGATATGTCTGAATACATGGAAAAACATACAGTTTCTAAATTAATCGGAGCGCCTCCAGGATATGTAGGATATGATCAGGGAGGACAGCTTACGGAGAAGGTAAGAAGAAAACCGTATTCTGTTATTCTTTTAGATGAAATAGAGAAGGCACATACAGATGTATTCAATATGCTTCTTCAAATTCTTGAAGATGGAAGATTGACAGACAGTCAAGGAAGAACAGTTTTCTTTGAGAATACGGTTATTGTTATGACCTCTAATGCAGGGACTAATTTTAAATCAAATAGCATTGGTTTTGCAAAAAGTACTTACAATGCTTTAGAAAATCGTGTAAAGGATGCGTTAAGAGAAACCTTTAGACCAGAATTTTTAAATAGAGTAGATGAGACTATTATATTTACGCATCTATCCAAAGATGAACTACGAAAGATTATAGACCTTATGCTAAAAGAAGTAATGGAGGAAGCAAAAGAAAAAGAAATAATGATAGAAGTTTCAGATGAAGTAAAAGACTTCATTCTAGAAAAGGGATATGATGAAAAATACGGAGCAAGACCTTTAAGAAGAACTATTCAAAAATATATAGAAGATGAAATTGCTGAAAAATATCTATTAGGAAAAATAAAAGAAGGTTCAAATGTAGAAATAGAACTAAAAGATGAAGCTGTAGCAGTTAAGTCTGTTGTGAAAAATATACTAGATAAATAAAAATAAAAACCAGTCTAAGTCATTTTTAGACTGGTTCTTATTTTGTAAAATATGGTAGAATAAAA is part of the Crassaminicella profunda genome and encodes:
- the deoC gene encoding deoxyribose-phosphate aldolase, encoding MKMQEYIDHTLLKPQSTEEQIKKVCAEAREYGFASVCVNAYYTSLVRDELEGTNVKTCVVVGFPLGATTKEVKAFETKQAIENGAQEIDMVINVGALKSQKYDVVKEDIKAVVDAAKGKALVKVIIETCLLTEEEKVKVCEISKEAGADFVKTSTGFSTGGATVEDVALMRKTVGPDLGVKASGGVRTREDAELVIKAGASRIGASASIAIVEGKKDESAGY
- a CDS encoding pyrimidine-nucleoside phosphorylase: MRMYDLIMKKRNDEELTTKEINYFIQGYTKGEIPDYQVSALMMAIYFQKMNKRETADLTKAMVDSGEIIDLSAIEGVKVDKHSTGGVGDTTTLILGPIVAAAGAPVAKMSGRGLGHTGGTIDKLESFEGFSVDMSVEKFIKNVNEKKIAIGGQTANLAPADKKLYALRDVTATVDNMSLIASSIMSKKIASGADAIVLDVKTGSGAFMKKEEDAFSLAKEMVDIGTHIGRNTIGVITDMDQPLGFAVGNVLEVKEAIDTLKGKGPKDLTELCLVLGSHMLVLGERASTVEEARKILEDIIASGDGITKLKELVKAQGGNPEVVDNPSLLPTASIIEPVLANVDGYVKGIKADDIGRAALVLGAGRETKISEIDLSVGIVLQKKIGDFVKKGEAIATIHANNKEKEKIAMDMIADAYEIVKEKIEVKTLIKGIVSKNGINKF
- a CDS encoding ATP-dependent Clp protease ATP-binding subunit, producing the protein MKMCSVCKKNIAVVFTTQVENGKTEIKGLCIECAKKMGIPVVDQLMKQAGMNPEDIENLTEQMKDMFQGMDMDGLEDENFLENLAEGAFPFMKDEDHQESETEINEPTSKTKEEVKDDKKNKKSRKKKKFLEQYGTNLTEKAKNDEVDKIIGRNREIDRVVQILNRRTKNNPILIGEPGVGKTAIAEGLAVRIVNKQVPSKLFHHEIYLLDLTAVVAGTQFRGQFEGRMKSIIKEATECGNVILVIDEVHNIMGAGEVHGGVMNAANILKPALARGDIQVVGATTLEEYRKHIEKDAALERRFQPVLVEEPTIDETIEILEGIKDYYEDYHKVKISKEAIVAAANLSEKYITDRFLPDKAIDVIDEAGSRANLKNQGLIEIEDLKEEINKIKEEKEKAAIDNDFEKAAECKMKEFKIQEKINKIKDNCQSEITIEDIAFVIEAWTKIPVQRITEEEAKKLLNLEERLHQRVIGQHEAVTSLSKAIRRNRSGFRKKKKPASFIFVGPTGVGKTELVKTLAFELFGSEEAMIRIDMSEYMEKHTVSKLIGAPPGYVGYDQGGQLTEKVRRKPYSVILLDEIEKAHTDVFNMLLQILEDGRLTDSQGRTVFFENTVIVMTSNAGTNFKSNSIGFAKSTYNALENRVKDALRETFRPEFLNRVDETIIFTHLSKDELRKIIDLMLKEVMEEAKEKEIMIEVSDEVKDFILEKGYDEKYGARPLRRTIQKYIEDEIAEKYLLGKIKEGSNVEIELKDEAVAVKSVVKNILDK
- the speD gene encoding adenosylmethionine decarboxylase → MTNKIKLYGFNNLTKSLSFNIYDICYTKTEEDQKRYIEYIDEQYNSERLTKILTDVTEIIGASVLNVAKQDYDPQGASVTLLISEEEVPLYVLDPSCNRGILTPIRENIVGHLDKSHVTVHTYPESHPQNDISTFRVDIDVATCGEISPLKALNYLIGSFDSDIITIDYRVRGFTRDIDGKKHFIDHDINSIQNFIAKETIQRYSLIDMNIYQSNIFHTKMKLKEFKLDDYLFEKNEKDLSVEEKEEIIHKLDGEMTEIFYGINVSEA